Proteins encoded in a region of the Candidozyma auris chromosome 7, complete sequence genome:
- a CDS encoding U2 snRNP complex subunit HSH155, whose amino-acid sequence MEAISNLREKKRLKRQHNDYSGNDEPLPKRQVLTDAMIDFTSKKGGTSDSSKTLALTDHILERLLPAGYIKANLANEKKHVATVQVYVPPPEVTGLDLQLSRDTAPEYQGIPLKKEDVKHFSLLLQTDIEDLELLQDKKRYKLMDIVLKAKRGSPQMRKKAMRWFSSHVSEVGPEVIFGVILPLMLEPDLEDMERHILAKLIDRAVHQLGSEIKPYTHKIVAAVSPLLMDEDILLRLEARDIIAAVSRSAGLANIITSLRPDLDHSDEFVRNLTARVFGIVAKTLGLLKVLPFVKAVIKSKKSPQARHTGIRIIHNLCFTLGGGNGASILPYLPQLVEVLHPALEDDLLQVRVATANTFSLLADSVYPYGIDSFESILETARSGLKQHRGRGLAAFIRALGSLIALMNHNPSYEEYTNFYLHDLLHVLTREFRSPDDDMKRAILRTLLRLPVSRSSIPDYVESILQPFFLNFWTRKVASDSAQLCRLVIDATCELAQRLSITEAVEMLIPFAKNANENLRRMSVEALSKLAASSPRAFIELSDRTETTLLDAALYAFQEQSQPKRIYQSAIFSICKALQSRIKPHVTVLLSTVLFRMKNQEPEVRLQAADLVASIAQFLSDCTDDDGLTMRKLVLFLYESLGEVYPEVLGSIIGALHSCIGTFRKDTLQNLDNPSISTLLPTLTPILKNRHEKVQENCIKLVGFIARTCAESINSKEWMRVSFDLLDMLKSQRKQIRVAANATFGHIANAIGPQDVLATLLNNLRVQERQLRVCTAVAIGIVADTCVPFTVLPALMNEYSFPDKNVQNGILKSLSFMFEYLEGSMSRDYLFAITPLLQNALTDRDQVHRQIAAVVVRHLALNCASVVDDDYGETFLHFLNLVLPNLYESSPHVIIRIIECIDALRISVGPGIFMNYIWPGLFHAARKVRTPFWRVYDAAYIQHSDAMVPYYPRIESLPDKSVSYTVHELDVWI is encoded by the coding sequence ATGGAAGCTATATCGAACCTtagagagaagaagcgaCTTAAGAGGCAACATAACGATTATAGCGGCAATGATGAGCCTCTACCTAAGAGGCAGGTCCTCACAGATGCAATGATCGACTTCACATCAAAAAAAGGCGGAACATCCGactcttcaaaaactttAGCTCTAACTGATCATATTCTAGAGAGGCTTCTACCGGCTGGGTATATCAAAGCAAACTTAGCTaacgaaaaaaagcatGTGGCTACTGTCCAGGTGTACGTACCCCCACCAGAAGTCACAGGTCTTGACTTGCAACTCTCAAGGGACACAGCCCCTGAGTACCAAGGAATACCCttaaagaaagaagatgtgAAACATTTCTCACTTTTGTTGCAAACTGATATTGAGGATTTGGAGCTTTTACAGGACAAGAAGCGGTACAAACTTATGGATATTGTTTTGAAGGCTAAGAGGGGATCCCCAcaaatgagaaagaaagccaTGCGCTGGTTCTCATCCCACGTAAGTGAAGTTGGACCAGAGGTGATATTTGGCGTCATCCTTCCTTTGATGCTCGAGCCAGACCTTGAAGACATGGAAAGACATATACTAGCAAAACTCATTGATAGGGCAGTACATCAACTAGGTTCTGAGATAAAACCTTATACTCATAAAATAGTGGCAGCTGTAAGTCCCCTTTTGATGGACGAGGACATCTTACTTCGACTAGAAGCAAGAGACATAATCGCGGCTGTATCACGATCAGCAGGCTTGGCAAACATCATCACATCATTAAGACCAGATTTGGATCATAGTGATGAGTTCGTAAGAAACTTAACTGCTCGTGTATTTGGAATAGTTGCGAAAACCTTAGGTTTGTTGAAAGTGTTACCATTTGTCAAGGCCGTAATCAAATCCAAGAAATCTCCACAGGCTCGTCATACTGGGATCCGAATCATTCACAATCTTTGTTTCACTCTCGGTGGCGGTAATGGCGCATCCATCTTGCCATACCTtccacaacttgttgaagtgcTCCACCCAGCTTTGGAAGATGATCTTCTACAAGTAAGAGTCGCAACTGCGAATACCTTTTCCCTACTAGCAGACAGTGTCTATCCTTATGGTATAGATTCATTCGAAAGCATATTGGAGACAGCAAGAAGCGGCTTGAAACAGCACAGAGGAAGGGGCCTTGCAGCATTTATAAGAGCGTTGGGCTCCCTTATAGCTCTCATGAACCACAACCCATCTTACGAAGAGTACACTAACTTCTACTTACATGACCTCCTACATGTCTTGACAAGGGAATTTAGATCCCCGGATGACGACATGAAGAGAGCGATCTTACGTACACTTTTGCGTTTGCCTGTATcgagatcatcaattccAGATTATGTTGAGCTGATTCTCCAACCTTTTTTCCTTAACTTCTGGACAAGAAAGGTGGCTCTGGACTCCGCGCAGTTATGTCGTTTGGTCATTGACGCTACTTGTGAGCTAGCACAAAGGCTAAGTATAACGGAAGCAGTCGAGATGCTCATCccttttgcaaagaatGCAAACGAGAATCTTCGAAGAATGTCAGTTGAGGCACTTTCCAAGTTGGCAGCTTCGAGTCCTCGAGCGTTCATTGAACTACTGGATCGAACTGAGACAACTTTACTTGACGCTGCTTTATACGCTTTTCAGGAACAAAGTCAACCTAAAAGAATCTACCAATCCGCAATATTTTCGATCTGTAAAGCACTTCAAAGCAGAATCAAGCCTCATGTGACAGTTTTATTAAGTACTGTGTTGTTCAGAATGAAGAACCAGGAACCTGAAGTTAGGCTTCAAGCAGCTGATCTAGTGGCTTCTATTGCACAATTTCTTAGTGATTGTACCGATGATGATGGCTTGACAATGAGAAAGCTAGTCTTATTTTTGTACGAATCACTTGGTGAAGTGTATCCCGAAGTGTTGGGCTCCATCATCGGAGCTCTTCACTCGTGCATTGGAACCTTTAGAAAGGATactttgcaaaatttgGATAATCCCTCAATAAGTACGCTTCTTCCCACACTTACACCCATTCTAAAGAACCGTCATGAGAAAGTTCAAGAGAATTGCATCAAACTTGTGGGATTCATTGCGCGCACATGTGCTGAATCCATAAACTCCAAAGAATGGATGAGAGTATCATTTGATCTCTTGGATATGTTgaaaagccaaagaaaacagaTCAGAGTGGCAGCAAACGCGACGTTCGGCCATATCGCGAATGCGATCGGTCCTCAGGACGTGTTGGCAACCTTACTCAATAACCTTAGGGTGCAAGAGCGTCAGCTTCGAGTCTGCACTGCTGTTGCAATCGGCATTGTGGCAGACACGTGTGTCCCTTTTACAGTTCTACCGGCTTTGATGAATGAATACAGCTTTCCCGACAAAAATGTTCAAAATGGTATCTTGAAATCGTTAAGTTTTATGTTTGAATACCTTGAAGGATCCATGTCGAGAGATTACCTCTTTGCTATAACGCCGTTGCTCCAAAATGCTCTTACAGATCGTGATCAAGTGCATCGACAAATAGCTGCTGTTGTGGTCCGTCACCTTGCTTTGAATTGTGCTAGTGTAGTAGATGATGATTACGGGGAAACCTTTCTCCACTTTTTGAATCTTGTTCTTCCAAACTTGTATGAACTGTCGCCCCatgtcatcatcagaatTATAGAGTGCATTGATGCTCTTCGTATCAGCGTTGGCCCGGGGATCTTCATGAACTACATATGGCCTGGTCTCTTTCATGCTGCAAGAAAGGTGAGGACACCATTTTGGAGAGTGTATGACGCTGCCTACATCCAACACAGCGACGCTATGGTGCCCTATTATCCACGCATAGAAAGCCTACCAGACAAGTCTGTTTCCTACACTGTACATGAGTTGGATGTATGGATATAG
- a CDS encoding Elongator subunit IKI1, protein MSSLVSPFNTVLAVYHSNCPSPQLTNYPSPLSLLNYIASAAFYVEPENVEDEEDNETSINKLILPIQGTLNGQKFTLKMIKKKKSGKAWQHEFSFDSKMHSYVPLRKAKGSTEDDDELLKDLTTFNLGTSSKQRLAKEQVELPFMEAQAELGKVGGAIVYQFEKDDDYDEEDPYEDPF, encoded by the coding sequence ATGTCAAGCTTGGTGCTGCCTTTCAACACTGTGTTGGCAGTATACCACTCTAATTGCCCTTCCCCTCAATTGACAAACTATCCATCGCCACTATCGCTTCTCAACTATATTGCACTGGCTGCATTCTACGTGGAACCTGAAAATgttgaggatgaagaggacaATGAAACGTcaatcaacaagctcatACTCCCTATTCAGGGGACGTTGAACGGGCAAAAATTCACACTAAAAAtgataaagaaaaaaaagtcagGAAAGGCATGGCAACATGAATTCCTGTTCGATCTGAAAATGCACTCGTACGTGCCACTTAGAAAAGCGAAAGGGAGTACAgaggatgacgatgagcttctcaaggatCTCACAACATTTAATTTGGGTACAAGTTCTAAGCAAAGATTGGCAAAAGAACAGGTTGAGCTTCCTTTTATGGAAGCACAAGCAGAGCTTGGAAAAGTGGGAGGCGCGATTGTCTACCAATTCGAGAAGGATGATGATTACGATGAGGAGGATCCATACGAAGATCCATTTTAG
- the ERG27 gene encoding 3-keto-steroid reductase, which produces MKSGKVALITGTTSNLGINIAFRLLDQLPQDTNLTLIVTSRTLPRIKEVIADIQSYCRANHPNRPGELEFDYLLVDFTDIISTLSAFYSLDKKFDRIDFVFINAAQGVYDGIDWIQATKAVLTNIIDAVTFPTYKLQRVGVKSTDNMGLVFQGNVFGPYFFLHKIKHLLRDGGRVIWISSVMASPKFLSFNDLQLLKSSEPYEGSKRLMDLLHCGTHKNFLDEHGISTFIVHPGIFTSFSFFQYLNLFTYYGMMLLFYMARLFGSRIHNISGYTAANAPVSVALNGADQSVKWVSASDVWGHEFITHDEIESTGAEDVAAYMNKLVKEWDQRLHDQIVITREA; this is translated from the coding sequence ATGAAAAGTGGGAAGGTTGCGCTAATCACCGGAACTACCTCTAATTTGGGGATAAATATCGCTTTCAGGCTACTCGATCAATTGCCGCAAGACACTAATTTGACCTTGATTGTTACTTCAAGGACCTTGCCTAGAATAAAAGAAGTTATTGCCGATATACAGAGTTACTGCAGAGCAAACCATCCAAATAGGCCCGGTGAATTAGAATTTGATTACCTTCTAGTGGATTTCACCGACATTATCTCAACATTAAGTGCGTTCTACTCTCTCGATAAAAAGTTTGACCGCATTGACTTCGTGTTCATCAATGCTGCTCAGGGGGTTTACGATGGGATTGATTGGATCCAGGCGACCAAGGCTGTACTTACAAATATCATTGATGCTGTTACGTTTCCTACCTATAAGTTGCAAAGGGTTGGCGTGAAGTCGACAGATAACATGGGTTTAGTATTTCAAGGTAACGTCTTCGGGCCATACTTCTTTTTGCATAAGATCAAGCACCTCTTGAGAGATGGAGGGCGTGTTATATGGATCTCATCGGTCATGGCTAGTCCAAAGTTTTTGTCATTCAACGATTTACAGTTACTCAAATCATCTGAACCCTATGAGGGGTCAAAGAGACTAATGGATTTGTTGCACTGTGGAACACACAAGAATTTTTTGGACGAGCATGGAATATCGACGTTCATCGTTCACCCTGGAATATTCACtagcttttctttttttcaatatCTTAATCTTTTCACCTACTACGGAATGATGTTATTATTCTACATGGCAAGGCTTTTTGGTTCTCGAATTCATAATATCTCAGGTTATACCGCAGCGAACGCTCCTGTAAGCGTGGCATTAAATGGCGCAGATCAGTCAGTTAAGTGGGTATCTGCTAGTGATGTATGGGGTCATGAATTCATTACTCATGATGAGATTGAGAGCACGGGCGCTGAGGATGTGGCTGCGTACATGAACAAGTTAGTAAAGGAATGGGATCAAAGATTGCATGATCAGATCGTCATCACAAGAGAAGCTTAA
- a CDS encoding putative ubiquitin-protein ligase, whose product MVNSPNISKENSLRNHGDYKIIHTESSKVNSSHLNQSGSHQSMSQQRAPSSSNALFQTNEGFANVNDHASAENSYLCFSVDENNNEDKMEDDDGDNDNDDLEIDDDNVAENDNDEEDDDDEEDDSDGEDGNDEEHDIDDAGEENVDGGELDDERINVDESNSDDMNIARQYRANILRELVGRDQGLVSGTSFIDVVQRLVGTTDEYPDRRQVSEFDALISNLTQREEPILIMETLSELSERLLMMNGITAERLVPSNRLAKALTDILRDPSLMDHLELHLVACRCLFNFVEVNQDFIHDALSSGAVEVLVSRIHEITYIDLTEQALQTLEMMSRERTAHSAIIESDGLSACLTNIDFLTVHAQRKCLTIVSNTCHHLNETNFSKVKDIVGKLMDVVKQVHDHEVSESVWRSISRIVDSFKSKPELLESLFADKLLLTFIVKYVSTISGFSNKDSASSYGVSVGLLQSLVTMSSTSIKLSELLLAIDVGEYLNAAFLNFRKDLGSTGSKRSLAIDDCVNEDITVEELIAVPRELLLCTLQLIAAILPANYDISDSPFMLATYRNSGQRNKHNVHRVETFKSQECDVQRFVEWTWPIILRTYLASMDGELRRIVSLCIYRVFTFFESEIPVLKSYSKDLTNVLASMINAGKTELIQAPDAISIEQSFKVYTGLQMISSLKIVKTILIKSFSACSLGLEKGGVFHDVEALGGIIHQALQAHCYMSGNADSDGSNVPEIISLTRSKFLDVSDPELIAVGNHITINHVLSKLNNEATLLGGLKKGYQSGSVNEDFATHSQLKSCFKAIQGSTNSSLIQCETAWSQLKYLLLSGSDGMSSYELLSSGVTDVMASEFSAAACPDIFTTNLGRSFVDIIFGDLKAAKHLIELLLDSLQRTESFDIVSATEKTSSRDPAHATNLARQFRLRLVPHETSDGDDDGPVIVYVQAIATFRSVEQFLKQRQMLEDSRDFRRIPIFSDKDPKLATEQDDFQFVINDEFIPTDTTIFGAIYDLTQPKSSSSLSEMWTKVHTIKFKRNNNLLRSTSSILKHDMMTQDIIGSDTLTILRLLEFFYRLNIRLRKKGLANLPDDAFRSWELTLKLRRQLEEILVFASGTQPSWTMALTREFSFLFPLESRMLFLRNTSFGYSRLINHWQNTLGPEVWTQATEPRSRGVQLGRISRQKVRISRSILFQSALKVLEKFGSSPGILEIEYYNEVGSGLGPTLEFYSMVSREFQRSNLHLWRNSDSYESCDSMATYVNSKMGLFPQVMHQSPSKRKYNSKILHLFFCLGKFLARSLFDSRIVDIELHPLTFTILRLLEKGSMHEWNEHLTLETLSSVDESLARSLQSLLDIASCHQASQEKDTIQSLELFFTLPGMPEYELILNGANTRVTHENITEYVDAILAAILKDGVIRQIEKLAEGFSTVFPMKSLNVFSPEELCKVFGSGEEDWAEATILGAIQANHGYTKSSASVIRLAKILSSFDQEHRRKFLQFLTGSPRLPIGGFKSLRPEFTVVKKNPDEDLGSDNYLPSVMTCASYLKLPDYSSIDIMRSKLIRAITEGADSFHLS is encoded by the coding sequence ATGGTGAACAGTCCGAATATATCAAAGGAAAATTCCCTTCGAAATCATGGTGATTACAAAATAATTCACACTGAGAGCTCTAAGGTCAATAGCTCTCACTTGAATCAATCTGGTTCTCACCAATCTATGTCACAGCAAAGAGCACCCAGTTCATCTAATGCGCTATTTCAAACCAACGAGGGTTTCGCAAATGTCAATGATCATGCAAGTGCAGAGAATTCATATTTGTGTTTCAGTGTAGACGAGAATAATAATGAAGACAAGATGGAGGATGATGACGGTGATAATGATAATGACGATCTAGAGATTGATGACGATAATGTCGCGGAGAACGACaatgatgaggaagatgatgacgatgaggaggatgatAGTGATGGGGAGGATGGCAATGACGAGGAGCATGATATTGATGACGCgggagaagaaaatgtgGATGGTGGGGAACTTGATGACGAGAGAATAAATGTCGATGAGTCAAATTCGGATGATATGAATATCGCCCGTCAATATCGTGCAAATATCTTGAGAGAATTGGttggaagagatcaaggttTAGTTAGTGGAACTAGTTTCATCGACGTCGTTCAAAGGTTGGTTGGGACTACAGACGAATATCCCGACAGAAGGCAGGTCTCAGAATTCGACGCTCTCATATCAAATCTAACTCAGCGAGAAGAGCCAATTCTAATTATGGAGACTTTGTCTGAGCTTTCTGAAAGACTACTTATGATGAACGGCATAACTGCAGAACGCTTGGTGCCTTCGAACAGGCTAGCCAAAGCTTTAACTGATATATTACGAGATCCCTCACTTATGGATCATTTAGAGCTTCACCTTGTTGCTTGTCGCTGTCTTTTCAACTTTGTTGAGGTGAATCAAGACTTCATTCATGACGCGCTAAGCAGTGGTGCTGTTGAGGTTTTGGTCTCCCGCATTCACGAAATCACGTATATTGATTTGACTGAACAAGCATTACAAACCCTTGAAATGATGTCGAGAGAGAGGACTGCTCATAGTGCTATCATAGAAAGTGATGGTCTCTCGGCGTGCTTGACTAatattgattttttgacaGTCCACGCTCAGCGCAAATGCCTAACGATAGTTTCCAATACCTGCCACCATTTGAATGAAACAAATTTTAGCAAGGTGAAGGATATAGTTGGAAAACTCATGGATGTTGTCAAGCAAGTCCACGACCACGAGGTTTCTGAGAGTGTATGGCGTTCTATTTCACGAATTGTCGATAGTTTTAAATCCAAGCCAGAGTTGTTGGAGTCCTTGTTTGCCGATAAACTCTTACTTACATTCATTGTGAAATATGTGAGTACTATCTCGGGCTTCTCAAATAAGGATTCAGCTTCAAGCTATGGAGTTAGCGTTGGACTACTTCAATCTCTCGTTACAATGTCAAGTACATCAATTAAGCTATCCGAGTTATTGCTTGCTATAGATGTTGGAGAGTACCTAAATGCAGCATTCCTTAATTTTAGGAAGGATTTAGGGTCAACCGGCTCTAAACGATCTCTTGCAATCGATGATTGTGTCAACGAGGACATTACTGTTGAGGAATTAATTGCAGTTCCAAGAGAACTTCTCTTATGCACACTTCAACTAATTGCAGCAATTCTACCAGCTAATTACGATATCAGTGACTCCCCCTTTATGCTCGCGACATATCGCAACTCAGggcaaagaaacaaacaTAATGTTCACAGGGTTGAGACCTTTAAAAGTCAAGAGTGTGATGTTCAGCGATTCGTTGAGTGGACGTGGCCAATTATCTTGCGAACCTATCTTGCAAGCATGGACGGAGAGTTACGCCGGATCGTAAGTCTCTGTATTTACAGAGTATTCACGTTCTTTGAATCAGAAATTCCAGTGCTCAAATCATATTCTAAAGACTTGACTAACGTATTAGCATCTATGATTAATGCAGGCAAAACTGAGCTTATTCAGGCACCTGACGCAATCTCCATCGAACAATCCTTCAAAGTTTATACTGGTTTGCAgatgatatcatcattgaAGATTGTGAAAACCATTTTAATCAAGTCGTTTTCAGCTTGCTCCCTTGGTTTAGAAAAGGGAGGTGTTTTCCACGATGTTGAAGCACTTGGGGGTATCATTCACCAAGCTTTACAGGCGCACTGCTACATGAGTGGTAACGCCGACTCTGATGGCTCTAATGTTCCAGAAATCATTAGTCTAACTCGTTCAAAGTTCTTGGATGTTTCTGATCCGGAGCTTATTGCAGTTGGGAACCACATCACCATTAATCACGTCCTAAGCAAGCTCAACAACGAAGCCACTCTTCTAGGTGGCCTAAAAAAAGGGTATCAGTCAGGTTCTGTGAATGAAGACTTTGCAACTCACAGTCAATTGAAAAGCTGTTTCAAGGCAATTCAAGGCTCTACCAATTCCTCCCTTATACAATGTGAAACTGCTTGGTCGCAACTTAAATACCTCCTCTTGTCGGGGTCTGATGGTATGTCCAGTTATGAATTATTGAGCCTGGGTGTCACGGATGTAATGGCATCGGAATTTTCTGCAGCCGCTTGCCCCGATATATTCACTACGAATTTGGGCAGGTCTTTTGTCGATATCATCTTTGGTGACCTAAAAGCTGCGAAACACTTGATAGAATTACTTTTGGACTCCCTCCAGAGAACTGAGTCGTTCGATATCGTTTCTGCAACAGAAAAGACTTCGAGCCGCGATCCCGCACACGCAACTAATCTTGCTCGACAATTTCGATTGCGGCTTGTACCTCATGAAACAAGTGATGGTGATGACGACGGACCGGTCATTGTGTACGTTCAGGCAATAGCCACCTTTCGATCCGTAGAACAGTTTCTTAAACAGCGTCAAATGCTCGAAGATTCCAGGGATTTCAGGCGCATTCCGATTTTCAGTGATAAGGATCCAAAATTGGCAACTGAACAGGACGATTTCCAATTTGTTATAAACGATGAGTTCATACCGACTGACACTACGATTTTTGGTGCAATCTACGACTTGACACAGCCGAagagttcttcttcgctcTCGGAAATGTGGACAAAGGTTCACACAATCAAGTTCAAGCGAAACAACAATCTCTTGAGATCGACTAGCTCCATCTTGAAGCATGACATGATGACACAAGATATCATCGGCTCTGATACCTTAACGATATTAAGATTACTCGAATTTTTTTACAGGTTGAATATCAGGCTCAGAAAAAAAGGGTTAGCGAACCTACCTGATGATGCTTTCAGGAGTTGGGAGCTCACTTTAAAGTTGAGAAGACAATTAGAGGAAATCCTTGTTTTCGCCAGCGGAACACAACCATCGTGGACCATGGCGCTAACCCGTGAATTTTCGTTTCTATTTCCTTTGGAGTCTAGGATGTTATTTTTAAGAAACACATCTTTTGGATATTCAAGATTGATAAACCATTGGCAGAATACTCTTGGGCCGGAGGTTTGGACCCAAGCTACCGAGCCCCGCTCGCGAGGAGTTCAGTTGGGCCGCATAAGTCGTCAAAAGGTTCGTATATCGAGAAGTATCCTATTTCAAAGTGCCCTCAAGGTCTTGGAAAAGTTTGGCTCTTCTCCTGGAATACTTGAGATCGAGTACTACAATGAGGTTGGTTCGGGTCTTGGACCAACGTTAGAGTTTTATTCAATGGTATCTCGAGagtttcaaagaagcaattTGCATCTTTGGCGAAATCTGGACAGCTACGAGAGCTGCGATTCTATGGCAACCTATGTGAATTCAAAAATGGGATTGTTTCCCCAAGTGATGCACCAACTgccttcaaaaagaaagtatAATTCAAAGATCTTACACTTGTTTTTCTGTCTAGGAAAGTTTTTGGCGAGGTCCTTGTTCGACTCTAGAATTGTTGACATTGAGTTGCACCCTCTTACATTCACGATTCTTAGGCTACTTGAAAAAGGTCTGATGCATGAGTGGAACGAACATCTAACTTTAGAAACCTTGTCAAGTGTGGACGAGTCACTTGCCCGGAGCTTGCAAAGTCTCCTCGACATTGCATCATGTCATCAGGCTTCTCAGGAAAAGGACACAATACAAAGtttggagctcttctttACGCTCCCAGGAATGCCAGAATACGAGCTCATTTTAAATGGTGCCAATACCAGAGTCACCCACGAAAATATTACAGAGTACGTTGACGCTATTCTTGCAGCGATATTAAAAGATGGAGTCATTCGACAAATCGAGAAGCTTGCTGAAGGTTTCTCAACTGTCTTTCCCATGAAATCTTTAAATGTTTTCTCTCCAGAAGAGCTATGCAAGGTTTTCGGATCCGGGGAAGAAGATTGGGCTGAGGCTACCATCTTGGGAGCGATTCAAGCAAATCATGGATACACGAAATCGTCCGCTTCGGTTATCCGTCTAGCTAAAATTCTCAGctcttttgatcaagaGCACCGTCGCaaatttttgcaatttcTTACAGGATCCCCGAGGTTGCCAATAGGGGGGTTTAAGAGTTTACGTCCAGAATTTACAgttgtcaaaaaaaatcctGACGAAGACTTAGGTAGCGATAATTATCTACCATCAGTGATGACGTGTGCGCTGTATTTGAAGCTTCCTGACTATTCGCTGATTGATATCATGAGATCAAAATTAATTAGAGCAATCACAGAGGGAGCTGACTCTTTTCATTTATCATGA
- the HSE1 gene encoding ESCRT-0 subunit protein HSE1 gives MTLQTLINRATDCTLTDDNWQYILDVCDEISKDPETNSRAAIKHIKGRLATRDANILFRTLTLITAIAENCGSRSKQEIASNEFLQTHMLAKLSDKKVHKQVKLRIAEVLQHLRKSFEGDPSLRPIQDACKVLTSKYTQFCKAPPSKPAKTAIEWKEKEQEEQELERALKLSVQEYEREKNTKESTLVFEPSTNERSGRLDPGHSSRNDHQTISIANVKKVRALYDLISYEPDELSFKKGDIITVIESVYRDWWRGTMSNGKQGIFPLNYVTPLVRKSPEESAREAAIEERMLKTEQTKIEELLALLSSKSSLVNEDRVTELFNEVLPVKSSLAKAIEKYSLRKDELGSLHGRMNEANNYYNLLIDKVVNSRGEVRSSQILPYPSESSFRGAVLQEQSTSSGFGNQYSG, from the coding sequence ATGACTTTACAAACTTTGATAAATAGGGCAACCGATTGCACCTTAACAGATGATAATTGGCAATACATCCTCGATGTTTGCGATGAAATTTCCAAGGATCCTGAAACAAATTCACGAGCAGCCATAAAGCACATCAAAGGTCGGCTCGCCACCAGGGACGCTAACATCCTCTTCAGAACTTTGACACTTATAACTGCCATCGCTGAGAACTGTGGTTCGCGACTGAAACAGGAAATTGCATCTAATGAGTTTCTTCAGACTCATATGCTAGCGAAGCTATCGGACAAAAAAGTGCACAAACAGGTCAAGTTGAGAATTGCAGAGGTACTCCAACATCTTAGGAAGAGCTTTGAAGGCGATCCTTCACTTCGGCCCATACAAGATGCATGCAAGGTTTTGACCTCCAAGTATACTCAATTCTGCAAAGCACCACCATCAAAGCCAGCAAAGACTGCGATTGagtggaaagagaaggagcaggaagaacaagaatTAGAAAGGGCCTTGAAGCTCTCAGTACAAGAGTACGAACGTGAGAAGAATACCAAAGAAAGCACCTTAGTGTTTGaaccttcaacaaatgaAAGAAGCGGGCGCCTTGACCCTGGCCACAGTTCAAGAAATGATCACCAAACTATATCGATTGCTAATGTAAAGAAAGTTCGTGCACTTTACGACCTAATTTCGTACGAGCCTGATGAGCTTTCGTTTAAGAAAGGTGATATTATCACTGTGATCGAGTCTGTTTATCGAGACTGGTGGAGAGGAACTATGTCGAATGGAAAGCAAGGAATATTCCCGTTAAACTATGTCACTCCCCTTGTCCGAAAATCTCCCGAGGAAAGCGCACGGGAAGCAGCAATAGAAGAAAGGATGTTAAAGACTgaacaaacaaaaattgaGGAGCTACTAGCTCTCCTTTCCTCGAAATCCTCCTTGGTGAACGAAGATAGAGTTACGGAGCTATTCAATGAGGTTCTTCCGGTGAAATCATCTTTGGCGAAAGCGATAGAGAAGTATAGTCTTCGGAAGGACGAATTAGGATCCCTTCATGGAAGGATGAATGAGGCAAATAACTACTACAACTTATTGATTGATAAAGTTGTGAATTCGAGGGGCGAGGTAAGGCTGTCGCAGATACTCCCGTATCCATCAGAGTCTAGCTTTCGTGGAGCGGTGTTACAAGAGCAGTCGACAAGTAGTGGTTTTGGAAATCAATATAGCGGATGA